A part of Tessaracoccus timonensis genomic DNA contains:
- a CDS encoding AGE family epimerase/isomerase: MGKYTWGAPEHLEWLDDHRKHLVDFYQPNVVDPAGGYFWLGDDASPKPEQGKGLWIAARMVHCFSLLHLLGRDGALDVARHGVEYLLGQGRDEEFGGWFSQVNPDGCNDAKELYGIAHVILASSSAITAGIEPAQALLDEALRLIDEHYWVEADGAGIDEFDRAFTTADPYRGLNANMHLTEAFLAAYEATGDERLFDRALRLAERFAKGQLESGRPAAHRLVEHFDEQWQPVPEYNRDEPAHPFRPYGSTPGHWLEWAKLCVQIAGIRPDIEWLIPAAEELFQGAVADAWLPGGGFAYTVDWDGKPVISNRFFWGVAEAIGAAHVLHLATSKPEYATWYERLWTFADEHLVDHERGSWFSELDDDLQPTKRTWDGKPDLYHVLQATLYAQMPLNEGLAKHLAHR; the protein is encoded by the coding sequence ATGGGCAAGTACACGTGGGGCGCCCCAGAGCACTTGGAGTGGTTGGACGATCACCGCAAGCACCTCGTCGACTTCTATCAGCCCAATGTGGTCGACCCTGCAGGTGGCTACTTCTGGCTCGGCGACGACGCCTCCCCGAAGCCCGAGCAGGGCAAGGGCCTCTGGATTGCCGCGCGCATGGTGCACTGCTTCTCTCTGCTGCACCTGCTAGGCCGCGACGGCGCCCTCGACGTGGCCCGTCACGGCGTGGAGTACCTGCTGGGCCAAGGCCGCGATGAGGAGTTCGGCGGCTGGTTCTCCCAAGTCAACCCCGATGGGTGCAACGACGCGAAGGAGCTCTACGGCATCGCGCACGTCATCCTCGCCTCCTCCAGCGCCATCACCGCCGGCATCGAGCCCGCTCAGGCGCTGCTCGACGAAGCTCTTCGCCTCATCGACGAGCATTACTGGGTAGAGGCTGACGGCGCCGGCATCGACGAATTCGACCGCGCGTTCACCACCGCCGACCCGTACCGAGGGCTGAACGCCAACATGCACCTCACCGAAGCATTCCTCGCCGCGTACGAGGCCACCGGCGACGAGCGCCTCTTCGACCGCGCGCTGCGCCTCGCGGAGCGGTTCGCCAAGGGACAGCTCGAATCCGGGCGCCCCGCGGCACACCGCCTCGTCGAGCACTTCGACGAGCAGTGGCAGCCCGTGCCCGAGTACAACCGCGACGAGCCCGCCCACCCATTCCGCCCCTATGGCTCCACGCCTGGGCACTGGCTGGAATGGGCGAAACTCTGCGTACAGATCGCAGGCATCCGTCCCGACATCGAGTGGCTCATTCCTGCGGCGGAGGAGCTCTTCCAGGGCGCCGTCGCGGACGCGTGGCTACCCGGAGGTGGCTTCGCGTACACCGTCGACTGGGACGGCAAACCGGTGATCTCCAACCGCTTCTTCTGGGGCGTCGCGGAGGCCATCGGCGCAGCGCACGTGCTGCACCTGGCCACCTCCAAGCCCGAGTACGCGACGTGGTACGAGCGGCTGTGGACCTTCGCCGACGAACACCTCGTCGACCACGAGCGCGGCTCCTGGTTCTCCGAACTCGACGACGATCTGCAGCCCACCAAACGCACCTGGGACGGCAAACCAGACCTCTACCACGTGCTGCAGGCCACCCTGTACGCACAGATGCCGCTCAACGAAGGGCTTGCCAAGCATCTTGCCCATCGCTGA
- the sucB gene encoding 2-oxoglutarate dehydrogenase, E2 component, dihydrolipoamide succinyltransferase, which produces MSTEVTLPALGESVTEGTISRWLKSVGETVEADEPLLEVSTDKVDTEIPSPVSGTLLEIRFEEDDVAEVGAVLAIVGDESESSSAPADDSPAQDDAQESQPEPEAAPEPEPKAEKPASGGSAAAGTEVTLPALGESVTEGTISRWLKSVGETVEADEPLLEVSTDKVDTEIPSPVSGTLLEIRFEEDDVAEVGAVLAIVGEPSDGDSSGDAPEEEAAPEPEPKPEPKPEPKPEPKPEPKPEPQPEPKPEPKPEPKQEKVEHSPAIESAVARRAAEASSDGTYVTPLVRKLAKEHGVDLTSLQGTGVGGRIRKQDVLDAAKAPAQQAPAAAPAKPAPAKAAPAKPEPSAEAQALRGKTEKLSRLRKVIAERMTASLATAAQLTATVEVDMTAISRIRKVAKDDFKAREGASLSYLPFITAATVEALKAFPVVNSTVDFEAGTVTYAEAENIGIAVDTPRGLLVPVIKEAGDLNVSGLARKIGDLGARTREGKVGPDELAGGTFTITNYGSAGSLFDTPIINQPEVAILGTGALVKRPVVVTDEFGTDSIAVRDMMYLSLTYDHRIIDGAVAARFLSAIKARLEEGDFGAEFGL; this is translated from the coding sequence ATGTCTACCGAAGTAACCCTTCCTGCGCTGGGCGAATCGGTCACCGAGGGCACCATCTCGCGTTGGCTGAAGTCCGTCGGCGAAACCGTCGAGGCAGACGAGCCCTTGCTGGAAGTCTCCACCGACAAGGTCGACACCGAAATCCCCAGCCCCGTCTCCGGTACCCTGCTCGAGATCCGTTTCGAAGAAGACGACGTCGCCGAAGTAGGCGCTGTGCTCGCCATCGTCGGAGATGAGTCGGAGAGCAGCTCGGCCCCCGCTGACGACTCCCCTGCGCAAGACGACGCCCAGGAGTCGCAGCCTGAGCCGGAAGCCGCGCCCGAGCCTGAGCCCAAGGCTGAGAAGCCTGCGAGCGGTGGATCTGCCGCAGCTGGCACCGAAGTAACCCTTCCTGCGCTGGGCGAATCGGTCACCGAGGGCACCATCTCGCGTTGGCTGAAGTCCGTCGGCGAAACCGTCGAGGCAGACGAGCCCTTGCTGGAAGTCTCCACCGACAAGGTCGACACCGAAATCCCCAGCCCCGTCTCCGGTACCCTGCTCGAGATCCGTTTCGAAGAAGACGACGTCGCCGAAGTAGGCGCTGTGCTCGCCATCGTCGGGGAGCCCTCCGACGGCGACAGCTCCGGCGATGCTCCTGAGGAGGAAGCCGCTCCTGAGCCCGAGCCGAAGCCGGAGCCCAAGCCCGAGCCGAAACCAGAACCGAAACCAGAACCGAAGCCCGAGCCACAACCAGAACCGAAGCCCGAGCCCAAGCCTGAACCCAAGCAGGAGAAGGTTGAGCACTCCCCCGCCATCGAGTCCGCCGTTGCCCGCCGCGCTGCGGAGGCGTCGTCGGATGGCACCTACGTCACTCCGCTGGTGCGCAAGCTCGCCAAGGAGCACGGCGTCGATCTGACCTCGCTGCAGGGCACCGGCGTGGGTGGCCGCATCCGCAAGCAGGATGTGCTTGATGCCGCGAAGGCTCCTGCGCAGCAGGCCCCGGCCGCGGCGCCTGCCAAGCCGGCTCCGGCGAAGGCTGCACCCGCGAAGCCCGAGCCCAGCGCCGAGGCACAGGCTCTGCGCGGCAAGACGGAGAAGCTGTCGCGTCTGCGCAAGGTGATCGCCGAGCGCATGACCGCGTCGCTGGCCACGGCTGCGCAGCTCACCGCCACCGTCGAGGTGGACATGACCGCCATCAGCCGCATCCGCAAGGTGGCCAAGGACGACTTCAAGGCCCGCGAGGGCGCGTCGCTGTCGTACCTGCCGTTCATCACGGCAGCGACGGTGGAAGCGTTGAAGGCGTTCCCCGTCGTGAACTCGACGGTGGATTTCGAGGCCGGCACGGTTACCTACGCTGAGGCCGAGAACATCGGCATCGCCGTGGATACGCCGCGCGGCCTGCTCGTGCCCGTCATCAAGGAGGCCGGCGACCTCAACGTTTCCGGGCTCGCCCGCAAGATCGGCGACCTCGGCGCCCGCACCCGTGAGGGCAAGGTTGGCCCCGACGAGCTGGCCGGCGGCACGTTCACCATCACGAACTACGGTTCGGCTGGCAGCCTGTTCGACACGCCGATCATCAACCAGCCCGAGGTAGCCATCCTCGGCACGGGTGCGCTCGTGAAGCGCCCCGTGGTGGTGACCGACGAGTTCGGCACTGACAGCATCGCCGTGCGCGACATGATGTACCTCTCGCTCACCTACGATCACCGCATCATCGACGGCGCCGTCGCCGCCCGTTTCCTCTCCGCCATCAAGGCGCGCCTCGAGGAGGGCGACTTCGGAGCCGAGTTCGGGCTCTAA
- a CDS encoding ABC transporter substrate-binding protein codes for MFTPHTPVSRRGFLGATGLVAGTSLLSACGSGPGNPDGVVTMGSYQSDDVPKKAFAEMMAGFKQGEVKVNTIQHETFKEGVNNYLQGNPDDTFTWFAGYRARNFADKGLVGDLSDVWQKIDGMPDSMKVASSDSKGRQIFIPSTYYPWAVFYRPSLFKERGYSEPKTFDEWLTLSEQMKKDGITPIAFADKDGWEAMGTFDMLNLRVNGYDYHISLMAGQEAWDGEQVKNVFKAWKELLAFHQPDALGRTWQEAAQGLIQNKSGVYVMGMFLQQQFAEAGLEDDLDFFVFPEFDSKIGAKVVEAPVDGFMMAARPKNEKLAKELLAYLATPEAVGVTVKSDPSVIAANSKADQSTYNALQKKAVTIIEQAEALSQFLDRDSRPDFANTVVGPALQSFVKDPAQIDSILTNVEAQKKSIFGNE; via the coding sequence ATGTTCACACCGCACACTCCAGTTTCTCGCCGTGGTTTTCTCGGTGCGACCGGTCTTGTCGCAGGCACTTCCTTGCTGTCTGCCTGCGGGTCGGGACCCGGCAACCCAGACGGCGTCGTCACCATGGGCTCGTACCAGTCCGATGACGTCCCGAAGAAGGCTTTCGCCGAGATGATGGCTGGTTTCAAGCAGGGTGAAGTGAAGGTCAACACGATCCAGCACGAGACTTTCAAGGAGGGAGTCAACAACTATCTCCAAGGGAATCCTGACGACACGTTCACCTGGTTTGCTGGCTACCGCGCCCGTAACTTCGCGGATAAGGGGCTCGTCGGCGATCTCTCAGACGTCTGGCAGAAGATCGACGGCATGCCTGACTCGATGAAGGTCGCGTCCTCGGATTCCAAGGGTCGACAGATCTTCATTCCCAGCACCTACTACCCATGGGCTGTCTTCTACCGCCCGAGCCTGTTCAAGGAACGCGGCTACTCCGAGCCCAAGACGTTCGACGAGTGGCTCACCCTCTCTGAACAGATGAAGAAGGACGGCATCACCCCCATCGCCTTCGCAGACAAGGACGGTTGGGAAGCCATGGGCACGTTCGACATGCTGAACCTGCGCGTCAATGGCTACGACTACCACATCTCGCTCATGGCTGGCCAGGAGGCCTGGGACGGGGAACAGGTCAAGAACGTGTTCAAGGCGTGGAAGGAGCTTCTGGCATTCCACCAGCCGGACGCGCTGGGACGCACCTGGCAGGAGGCCGCACAGGGCCTCATCCAGAACAAGTCCGGCGTCTACGTGATGGGCATGTTCCTGCAGCAGCAGTTCGCTGAGGCTGGGTTGGAGGACGACCTCGATTTCTTCGTCTTCCCTGAGTTCGACTCCAAGATCGGCGCCAAGGTGGTGGAAGCCCCGGTCGATGGATTCATGATGGCGGCTAGACCCAAGAACGAGAAGCTCGCCAAGGAGCTGCTCGCCTATCTCGCCACACCCGAGGCGGTCGGCGTCACTGTCAAGTCCGACCCTTCGGTGATCGCCGCCAATTCAAAGGCCGACCAGAGCACCTACAACGCGCTCCAGAAGAAGGCCGTGACGATCATCGAGCAAGCCGAGGCTCTTTCGCAGTTCCTGGACCGCGACTCACGCCCTGACTTCGCCAACACCGTCGTGGGGCCTGCACTGCAGTCCTTTGTCAAGGACCCTGCACAGATCGACTCCATCCTCACCAACGTCGAGGCCCAGAAGAAATCGATCTTCGGGAACGAGTGA
- a CDS encoding carbohydrate ABC transporter permease, whose product MLGIPVLVVVGLVWGPALITVALSMTSWDGIGGLSDIKWVGGQNYVDLATIYPPFWPALWHNVLWLLVLFAVFTPLGMLFAVFLDKELRGTRFYQTAFYLPVVLSAALVGFVWQLMYSRDQGLLNALLGTSIDWYGDSSINLWAAIIANGWRHTGYIMLLYLSGLKGVDPSLREAASMDGASQTKTYLQIIFPVMRPVNIIVLTITFIEGLRAFDIAWIINRGRNGLELISTLVTTNVVGEASRIGFGSALATIMLLISSIFIVIQLRVVMKGEES is encoded by the coding sequence ATGCTGGGTATCCCGGTCCTCGTTGTGGTCGGACTCGTCTGGGGACCGGCCCTGATCACCGTTGCCTTGTCGATGACGTCCTGGGACGGCATCGGCGGGCTCTCAGACATCAAGTGGGTAGGTGGCCAGAACTACGTGGATTTGGCCACCATCTACCCTCCATTCTGGCCTGCGCTGTGGCACAACGTGCTGTGGCTGCTCGTCCTCTTCGCGGTGTTTACCCCGCTGGGGATGCTCTTCGCGGTCTTTCTGGACAAGGAACTGCGCGGCACCCGCTTCTATCAAACAGCGTTCTACCTTCCCGTGGTCTTGTCCGCAGCGCTCGTCGGATTCGTCTGGCAACTCATGTACAGCCGCGACCAAGGTCTGCTGAACGCGCTGCTGGGCACCTCGATCGACTGGTACGGGGATTCCTCCATCAACCTGTGGGCGGCGATCATCGCCAACGGGTGGCGCCACACCGGCTACATCATGCTGCTGTACCTCTCAGGGCTGAAGGGCGTCGACCCAAGCCTGCGTGAGGCTGCCAGCATGGACGGCGCCAGTCAGACCAAGACCTACCTGCAGATCATCTTCCCGGTTATGCGTCCAGTGAACATCATCGTGCTGACCATCACCTTCATCGAGGGGCTGAGAGCCTTCGACATCGCGTGGATCATCAACCGTGGCCGCAACGGACTGGAGCTGATCTCGACGCTGGTCACCACCAACGTCGTCGGTGAGGCCAGTCGTATCGGCTTCGGCTCAGCGCTGGCGACGATCATGCTGCTGATCAGTTCCATCTTCATCGTCATCCAACTCCGAGTGGTCATGAAGGGAGAAGAGTCATGA
- a CDS encoding carbohydrate ABC transporter permease has protein sequence MTTTTAGKRNQGNRPMRILLQIFLLTMALLWLFPLLWALFNSFRDYSYTLQHGYLSFGGFTLDNYVQAWERGGFTNSFINSAIITLTAVVLTLVLSSCAGFVLARYSFRFNLSMLAVFVAANLLPPQSLLIPIYRMFRAAELPYWLSSSGSLLDSHLGVIIVNVAFQTGFCTFVLSNYIKTLPKEIYESAMLDGASIWTQFAGLTIPLLRPPLAALATLQTAWIYNEFFWATVLMQSGDKFPVTSSLNNLKGAFFTDYNLLSAGSIIAALPVLAVFFILQKQFVAGLTLGATKG, from the coding sequence ATGACGACAACCACCGCCGGCAAACGCAACCAGGGCAATCGCCCGATGCGTATCCTCCTCCAGATCTTCCTTTTGACCATGGCTCTCCTATGGCTGTTCCCGCTGCTTTGGGCACTGTTCAACTCGTTCCGCGACTACAGCTACACCCTGCAGCACGGATACTTATCGTTCGGTGGATTCACACTGGATAACTACGTACAGGCCTGGGAGCGAGGCGGATTCACCAACAGCTTCATCAACTCGGCCATCATCACGCTCACGGCTGTCGTGCTGACACTGGTCCTCTCCTCGTGTGCCGGCTTCGTGCTGGCCCGCTACAGCTTCCGCTTCAACCTCTCCATGTTGGCGGTGTTCGTCGCGGCCAACCTCCTGCCGCCACAGTCCCTCCTGATCCCCATCTACCGCATGTTCCGAGCAGCGGAGCTGCCCTATTGGCTCTCGTCCTCCGGCTCGTTGCTGGACTCGCATCTGGGCGTCATCATCGTCAACGTCGCCTTCCAGACCGGGTTTTGCACCTTCGTGCTCAGCAACTACATCAAGACGCTTCCGAAGGAGATCTACGAGTCCGCCATGCTCGACGGCGCCTCCATCTGGACACAGTTCGCAGGGCTGACAATCCCGCTGCTACGCCCACCGCTGGCCGCACTCGCCACGCTGCAGACCGCTTGGATCTACAACGAGTTCTTCTGGGCGACCGTGCTGATGCAGTCAGGAGACAAGTTCCCTGTGACAAGTTCTCTGAACAACCTCAAGGGCGCGTTCTTCACGGATTACAATCTCCTGTCAGCAGGATCCATCATCGCCGCCCTACCGGTACTCGCAGTGTTCTTCATCCTGCAGAAGCAGTTCGTCGCCGGCCTCACGCTGGGCGCAACGAAGGGATAG
- a CDS encoding LacI family DNA-binding transcriptional regulator: protein MSTTIEDVARVAGVSRGTVSRVLNGASNVSDAARDAVQKAVDKTGYRLNSHARALASGRNHAVAVLLTQPSDELFDDPTIHELVKGVSEGFGDSSDALLLLLAGSEVERRRTAPFLDRRRIDGVVHLTPHMTDPLLDRIIAADLPVAVCGRLSERFLGPNVRTATIDDLTGATAAAQHLLACGARRVAIITGPEDAPGAEFRLKGARSGLGDHFDPRLVRYGDYGPTSGAAAMEDLLQHHPDLDAVFCASDRMAAGAYRSLEAHGKRIPNDVQVVGFDDHEISRDLMPALTTIHQPIQHVGEQAILMLQSMIAGKDPGHRLFPTHLVVRDSTLNPAR, encoded by the coding sequence ATGAGCACCACGATCGAGGACGTCGCACGAGTCGCGGGGGTTTCCCGCGGCACTGTGAGCCGTGTGCTCAACGGCGCGTCGAACGTGTCCGACGCTGCACGCGATGCGGTTCAAAAGGCGGTCGACAAGACGGGCTACCGCCTCAACTCGCACGCCCGCGCACTCGCATCGGGACGCAACCATGCCGTCGCGGTTTTATTGACGCAGCCCTCCGACGAGCTGTTCGACGATCCGACCATTCACGAACTCGTGAAGGGAGTATCGGAGGGCTTCGGCGACAGCTCAGACGCGCTCCTGCTCCTGCTCGCAGGTAGCGAAGTGGAACGACGAAGGACCGCCCCATTCCTCGACCGTCGTCGTATCGACGGCGTGGTGCACCTGACGCCACACATGACCGACCCCCTGCTAGACCGCATCATTGCCGCGGATCTCCCCGTTGCCGTGTGCGGTCGGCTCTCCGAGCGGTTCCTAGGGCCGAACGTTCGCACGGCTACGATCGACGACCTCACCGGCGCCACCGCAGCCGCCCAGCATCTGCTGGCCTGCGGTGCCCGCCGGGTGGCGATCATCACCGGCCCGGAGGATGCACCCGGCGCCGAGTTCCGGCTCAAGGGGGCACGCTCGGGGCTCGGCGACCATTTTGATCCCCGGCTCGTCCGCTACGGGGACTACGGCCCCACCTCGGGTGCCGCGGCGATGGAGGACTTGCTTCAACACCATCCGGATCTCGATGCCGTCTTCTGCGCATCGGATCGCATGGCTGCCGGTGCATACCGTAGCCTCGAGGCTCATGGAAAGCGCATCCCAAACGACGTACAAGTCGTCGGCTTCGATGACCACGAGATTAGCCGGGATCTCATGCCCGCGCTGACCACCATCCATCAACCCATCCAGCACGTCGGGGAACAGGCGATCCTCATGCTGCAATCGATGATCGCAGGTAAGGACCCCGGTCACCGCTTGTTTCCGACGCACCTCGTCGTGCGTGATTCCACTCTCAATCCAGCCCGCTGA
- a CDS encoding glycoside hydrolase family 2 TIM barrel-domain containing protein, producing MSTLDETRRILESTAPGDGVPPRAWRRDEPYSYSLDGTWRFLLSPSVAEAPAACDAADYDDSAWDELTLPCHWVLEGDGNYGRPAYTNINLPIPMDPPHAPDENPIGDHRRTFELPEGWDQHQQVLLRFDGVESLGIVAVNGQHVGVLRGSRLPSELDITDVVRPGTNTVHVRVAQWSAQTYVEDQDQWWLPGIFRSVTLVARPEGCITDHWVDGAYDHTTGAGTLTVEVPDDAFPVRVQAAELDVDVTWNSPADVQPIVIDDVTPWSPDRPALTTVELSNATDRVTERVGFRTVEIRGDQWLVNGTPIRLRGVNRHEFHPEKGRVFDEANCREGMLLMKRHNLNAIRTSHYPPHPRLLDLADELGFWVIDECDLETHAFGFVGWENNPSDDPGWRDAYVQRMERMIHRDRNHPSIIAWSLGNESGSGANLAAMADATHRLDPTRPVHYESDYESAYTDVVSRMYSPIPELEALSQGQTTTEHERHIPESSLRNKPKMLCEFVHAMGNGPGSLGEYVEAFETLPGWHGGFIWEWRDHGLATHTPDGTPFYAYGGDFGEVIHDGNFVMDGLVHADGTPSPAMAEVKQHFSPVVVEIGDELTVHNRSHAVGTDHLIARWRWEVDGEVRSEGVIDGFEVAANTSATFPLPELPDEARTAPQSFLTVCIEERDERPWAPAGHPVFVAQQRLDDTPVPRAPRPTAAPLVAADVQVGPATLDAHTGRLLALGDHAVEDAVVELWRPPTDNDSLGDFNSYEVGDYHTTRGVGEAAPSSAERWRDHGLDRLIRRTTRAEAVGDEFVVVERLIPAQGRHGAEVTYRWAVADDRARCQILVAPIRPRTDVTWPRIGYHMMLPGAFERASWFGSGPGENYPDSRAAAVVGTYEASIDELAFPYSRPQETGHREGLRRLIIDGASHPLRFETFGPNLPGFSLLRHDAHELTAAEHPHELPPSRGVHLYLDAFQHGLGSRSCGPDVLPRYQLWPRNAEFGFTVGR from the coding sequence ATGTCGACCCTCGACGAAACCCGCCGCATCCTCGAGTCCACTGCCCCCGGCGATGGTGTTCCGCCCAGGGCCTGGCGACGCGACGAGCCGTACAGCTACTCCCTCGACGGCACCTGGCGCTTCCTGCTCTCCCCCAGCGTGGCGGAGGCGCCCGCTGCCTGCGACGCCGCCGACTACGACGACAGCGCCTGGGACGAGCTCACCCTGCCATGCCACTGGGTGCTCGAAGGCGACGGCAACTACGGGCGGCCGGCGTACACGAACATCAACCTGCCCATCCCCATGGACCCGCCGCACGCGCCCGACGAGAACCCCATCGGCGACCACCGTCGCACGTTCGAGCTGCCGGAAGGTTGGGACCAACACCAGCAGGTACTGCTTCGCTTCGACGGTGTGGAGTCGCTCGGCATCGTCGCCGTCAACGGCCAGCACGTCGGTGTGCTGCGCGGCTCACGGCTGCCCTCTGAGCTCGACATCACCGACGTCGTCCGCCCCGGCACGAACACCGTCCACGTGCGCGTCGCGCAGTGGTCGGCGCAGACCTACGTCGAAGACCAAGACCAGTGGTGGTTGCCCGGCATCTTCCGCTCGGTCACACTCGTCGCGCGCCCCGAAGGTTGCATCACCGATCACTGGGTGGACGGCGCCTACGACCACACCACCGGCGCCGGCACGCTCACCGTCGAAGTGCCCGACGACGCCTTCCCGGTGCGCGTCCAGGCAGCCGAGCTCGACGTCGACGTCACCTGGAACTCGCCCGCCGACGTGCAGCCCATCGTCATCGACGACGTGACCCCCTGGAGCCCCGATCGCCCAGCGCTCACCACCGTCGAACTCTCCAATGCGACGGATCGCGTCACCGAACGCGTCGGGTTCCGCACCGTCGAGATCCGCGGTGACCAGTGGCTCGTGAACGGAACCCCAATCAGGCTGCGGGGCGTGAACCGCCACGAGTTCCACCCCGAGAAGGGCCGCGTCTTCGACGAGGCGAACTGCCGCGAGGGCATGCTGCTGATGAAGCGCCACAACCTCAACGCCATCCGCACCAGCCACTACCCGCCGCACCCCCGCCTGCTCGACCTCGCCGACGAGCTGGGCTTCTGGGTAATCGACGAATGCGACCTGGAGACCCACGCGTTTGGCTTCGTCGGTTGGGAGAACAACCCCAGCGACGATCCCGGCTGGCGCGACGCGTACGTACAGCGCATGGAGCGCATGATCCACCGCGACCGCAACCATCCGTCGATCATCGCGTGGAGCTTGGGCAACGAATCGGGCAGCGGAGCGAACCTGGCCGCCATGGCCGACGCCACGCACCGCCTCGACCCCACCCGCCCCGTGCACTACGAGAGCGACTACGAATCCGCCTACACCGACGTCGTCTCGCGCATGTACAGCCCCATCCCGGAGCTGGAGGCCTTGTCGCAGGGGCAAACCACCACCGAACACGAACGTCACATTCCCGAATCCAGCCTGCGCAACAAGCCGAAGATGCTGTGCGAATTCGTGCACGCCATGGGCAACGGGCCTGGCAGCCTCGGCGAATACGTCGAGGCGTTCGAAACGCTCCCCGGCTGGCACGGAGGCTTCATCTGGGAGTGGCGCGACCACGGGCTCGCCACGCACACCCCCGACGGCACCCCGTTCTACGCCTACGGCGGCGACTTCGGCGAAGTCATCCACGACGGCAACTTCGTCATGGACGGGCTCGTGCACGCCGACGGCACCCCCTCGCCCGCGATGGCCGAGGTGAAGCAGCACTTCTCCCCCGTCGTGGTCGAGATCGGCGACGAGCTCACCGTGCACAACCGCTCCCACGCCGTCGGCACGGACCACCTGATCGCCCGCTGGCGCTGGGAAGTGGATGGCGAGGTGCGCTCCGAGGGCGTCATCGACGGCTTCGAGGTTGCCGCCAACACCAGCGCAACCTTCCCGCTGCCGGAGCTCCCCGACGAAGCCCGCACCGCGCCGCAGTCGTTCCTCACCGTCTGCATCGAGGAACGCGACGAGCGCCCCTGGGCACCTGCCGGGCACCCAGTATTCGTGGCGCAGCAGCGCCTCGATGACACCCCTGTGCCGCGCGCCCCGCGCCCGACGGCTGCCCCACTCGTTGCAGCCGACGTGCAGGTGGGCCCGGCCACCCTCGACGCGCACACCGGGCGGCTTCTCGCACTGGGCGACCACGCCGTCGAGGATGCCGTGGTGGAGCTGTGGCGTCCCCCGACCGATAACGATTCCCTGGGAGACTTCAACTCCTACGAGGTGGGCGATTACCACACCACTCGCGGCGTGGGGGAAGCGGCCCCGTCGTCGGCGGAACGCTGGCGCGATCACGGCCTCGACCGACTGATTCGCCGCACCACCCGCGCGGAAGCGGTGGGCGACGAGTTCGTCGTCGTGGAGCGCCTCATCCCGGCCCAGGGCCGGCACGGCGCCGAGGTCACCTACCGTTGGGCGGTGGCCGACGACCGCGCTCGGTGCCAGATTCTCGTCGCACCTATCCGCCCCCGCACCGACGTGACGTGGCCGCGCATCGGCTACCACATGATGCTGCCAGGAGCCTTCGAGCGCGCATCCTGGTTCGGTAGCGGCCCTGGCGAGAACTACCCGGATTCGCGGGCGGCAGCCGTCGTCGGCACCTACGAGGCCTCTATCGACGAGCTCGCCTTCCCCTACTCGCGTCCGCAGGAAACCGGCCACCGCGAGGGGCTTCGTCGGCTCATCATCGACGGCGCCAGCCACCCGCTGCGCTTCGAGACCTTCGGCCCCAACCTGCCGGGCTTCTCGCTGCTGCGCCACGACGCCCACGAGCTGACGGCAGCGGAGCACCCGCACGAGCTGCCACCCAGCCGCGGCGTGCACCTGTACCTCGACGCGTTCCAGCATGGTTTGGGCAGCCGTTCGTGCGGCCCCGACGTGCTGCCGCGCTACCAGCTGTGGCCGCGCAACGCCGAGTTCGGGTTCACCGTCGGGCGCTGA